In Pseudothermotoga hypogea DSM 11164 = NBRC 106472, the following are encoded in one genomic region:
- a CDS encoding carbohydrate ABC transporter permease, translating to MTLRRKETLAAWLFLLPGFVGFAIFVFGAVVFSSVLSFFEWDMLTKPTFLGLRNFTKLFLEDKTFHLVFRNTLWFVLGTVPTRVLLGLIFALILVRNIPGRTFFRAAIFLPVIIPTVAAAMVWRWIFNADFGLLNDFLYQIGVSNLPRWLSDPKWALVAIVILSVWKDVGFSTVMFMAGLQSIPTTVYEAARLDGANAWKTFVHITMPLLSPTTFFVIVINVISSFQVFDQAYVLTGGGPGNATNTIVYYIYNNAFQWFRMGYAAAIAWVLFGIIFIATFVQFRYQRKWVYYE from the coding sequence ATGACTTTGAGAAGAAAAGAAACCTTGGCCGCGTGGTTGTTCTTACTTCCTGGATTCGTGGGCTTTGCGATATTCGTCTTCGGTGCAGTCGTGTTCTCTTCCGTTCTGAGTTTCTTCGAGTGGGACATGCTGACCAAACCAACGTTCCTTGGCCTGAGGAATTTCACTAAATTGTTCCTCGAGGACAAAACCTTCCATCTGGTTTTCAGAAACACTCTCTGGTTCGTGCTTGGCACCGTCCCCACACGAGTCTTGCTCGGTTTGATCTTCGCACTCATCTTGGTTCGTAACATCCCAGGTCGTACGTTCTTCAGAGCCGCGATCTTCCTTCCAGTGATAATTCCAACGGTGGCAGCAGCGATGGTTTGGAGATGGATCTTCAACGCTGACTTTGGTTTGCTGAACGATTTTCTCTACCAAATCGGTGTTTCAAACTTGCCCAGATGGCTTTCTGATCCCAAGTGGGCGCTCGTTGCGATCGTGATTCTCAGTGTTTGGAAGGACGTGGGATTCTCAACTGTCATGTTCATGGCGGGCCTACAAAGTATACCGACGACCGTGTACGAAGCCGCAAGACTCGACGGCGCAAACGCTTGGAAAACCTTCGTTCACATAACGATGCCACTGCTTTCACCAACGACTTTCTTTGTTATCGTCATAAACGTGATCTCTTCGTTCCAAGTGTTCGATCAAGCCTATGTCTTAACTGGGGGAGGGCCTGGGAACGCTACCAATACCATCGTGTACTACATATACAACAATGCCTTTCAGTGGTTCAGGATGGGCTACGCAGCTGCGATAGCTTGGGTGCTGTTCGGCATAATATTCATCGCGACGTTCGTTCAGTTCAGGTACCAAAGAAAGTGGGTGTACTACGAATGA
- a CDS encoding amidohydrolase family protein produces MIPRVFDVHVHFVEDERLYSDRVEQLLRYAEEFNVRKIALIGNLGANHLVEKAFREYPDVFVGLARVDLDADEPEVVDEYNKRGFAGLKVILTRKDYDDPSYFPFYERAEENNMVVLFHTGVIGGPVDYLLNESSAFPGREDASSKMLRGKSSARMRSLFLDTIANTFPKLKIIGAHLGWPEYLVSCAVARWRRNVYFDISGGEVVRRHIIEGKYIKREISVKKVLFGTDSSVEKMPREIICWYDALRGMGLTHEEIDSIMYGNAANVFGLEE; encoded by the coding sequence GTGATTCCACGCGTTTTCGATGTGCACGTGCACTTCGTTGAGGACGAGAGGCTTTACTCTGACAGAGTGGAACAGTTACTACGCTACGCTGAGGAATTCAACGTACGAAAGATCGCACTCATTGGCAATCTCGGGGCTAACCACTTGGTTGAAAAGGCGTTCAGGGAATATCCCGACGTGTTTGTGGGTTTGGCCAGAGTCGATCTCGATGCCGATGAACCTGAAGTGGTTGACGAGTACAATAAGAGAGGCTTCGCTGGTCTGAAGGTGATATTGACACGGAAAGACTACGACGATCCTTCGTACTTTCCTTTCTACGAAAGAGCAGAGGAAAACAACATGGTTGTTCTGTTTCACACGGGTGTGATAGGTGGACCCGTGGATTATTTACTGAACGAATCGAGCGCATTTCCTGGCAGAGAAGATGCCTCCTCGAAGATGTTGAGAGGTAAGTCATCTGCGAGAATGAGATCGTTGTTCCTCGACACCATCGCTAACACCTTCCCAAAGTTGAAGATCATAGGAGCTCATCTCGGTTGGCCGGAGTACCTTGTGTCTTGCGCAGTTGCACGATGGCGCCGAAATGTGTACTTCGACATCTCCGGTGGTGAGGTGGTCAGAAGGCACATCATTGAAGGGAAGTACATAAAGAGGGAAATCTCAGTGAAAAAAGTGCTCTTTGGAACTGATAGCAGCGTTGAAAAAATGCCGAGAGAAATCATATGCTGGTACGATGCGCTGAGGGGAATGGGTCTGACACACGAGGAGATAGACTCGATCATGTACGGCAACGCTGCAAATGTCTTTGGTTTGGAGGAATGA
- a CDS encoding SPL family radical SAM protein, which yields MLVQKLVTKTKIPIARYVVNPYIGCGHGCRYCYAQFIGPFKNTAGVWGRDVFVKTNAPEIFERELYKLKGSILFSSICDPYQPIEKKYQLTRTLLKIALGRFRSVHILTKSSLILRDLDILQNKDVSVTITITTDDELVRRILEPNAAPIDERIETIRKLRESNVDVSAFVGPVLPMNPERLARLLSKHVGRIFVDRLNYPWLVEDIYRKNGWTEWLRDEKFHEVVAVFKKFLDVD from the coding sequence GTGTTGGTCCAGAAACTGGTAACAAAAACGAAAATTCCCATAGCCAGATACGTTGTCAACCCCTACATCGGTTGTGGACACGGTTGCAGGTACTGTTATGCGCAGTTCATAGGTCCTTTCAAGAACACGGCCGGTGTTTGGGGAAGGGATGTCTTCGTCAAAACGAATGCGCCTGAAATATTCGAGCGTGAATTGTACAAGCTGAAGGGGAGCATACTGTTTTCGAGCATTTGCGATCCGTATCAGCCGATTGAGAAGAAGTATCAGCTGACGAGGACACTGCTGAAAATCGCTCTGGGCCGATTCAGAAGTGTGCATATTCTCACAAAGTCGAGCCTGATTCTGAGAGATCTTGACATACTTCAAAACAAAGACGTGAGTGTCACCATAACCATCACTACGGATGACGAGCTGGTGAGAAGAATTTTGGAACCAAACGCTGCACCCATAGACGAACGCATCGAAACAATAAGAAAGCTTCGAGAATCCAACGTTGATGTATCTGCCTTTGTCGGACCCGTGCTGCCCATGAACCCAGAAAGACTGGCAAGACTGTTATCGAAGCACGTTGGAAGGATCTTTGTGGACAGGTTAAACTATCCGTGGCTCGTCGAAGACATCTACCGTAAAAACGGCTGGACAGAGTGGTTGAGAGACGAAAAGTTCCACGAGGTTGTGGCCGTTTTCAAAAAGTTCCTCGACGTCGATTGA
- the rbsK gene encoding ribokinase — MIAVVGSNNVDLVLTVDHFTQPGETQRCLSYERFPGGKGANQAVACKKLTAEVYFLTCVGNDGNGEFSFETLTRAGLRDGLVHVELPNGFAMIEVTRDGQNRIIIFPGANAAMNVKLVQKHLNELLKADILLLQNEIPFEVNLEVARRFKEKGKLVIFDPAPATGVQDEIYSYVDIITPNESEAHQLTGKFGESAAQELLKRGCANVLLKMGDKGCYFTGKLGTFRVDAFKVNAVDSTAAGDVFNAAFAVWFERSKDVQKSLMFAAAAAAISVTRFGAQSSIPTFEEVLNFLKERRIEGFDR, encoded by the coding sequence ATGATCGCAGTCGTTGGGAGCAACAACGTCGATCTCGTTCTCACGGTGGATCATTTCACACAACCTGGGGAAACCCAGAGGTGTCTTTCGTACGAACGTTTTCCGGGTGGTAAAGGGGCAAACCAGGCTGTAGCTTGTAAGAAGCTCACCGCCGAGGTTTATTTTCTCACGTGTGTTGGCAACGATGGAAACGGTGAATTCTCGTTCGAAACGCTGACGCGAGCAGGGCTCAGGGATGGCCTGGTACATGTGGAACTTCCAAACGGCTTTGCAATGATTGAGGTGACACGCGATGGTCAAAACAGAATCATCATATTCCCAGGTGCCAACGCAGCGATGAATGTGAAACTCGTTCAAAAACATCTGAACGAGCTTCTGAAAGCCGACATTCTCCTGCTTCAAAACGAAATACCGTTCGAGGTGAACTTGGAAGTCGCAAGGCGGTTCAAAGAGAAAGGAAAGCTCGTGATCTTCGATCCGGCGCCTGCTACGGGTGTTCAGGATGAGATCTACAGCTACGTGGACATAATCACACCGAACGAGTCCGAGGCACACCAACTCACAGGCAAATTCGGCGAATCCGCTGCGCAGGAGTTACTCAAAAGAGGTTGTGCAAACGTGCTGCTCAAGATGGGTGACAAGGGTTGTTATTTCACAGGAAAACTCGGAACATTCAGAGTAGATGCTTTCAAGGTTAACGCTGTCGACAGCACCGCAGCGGGTGACGTGTTCAACGCGGCGTTCGCTGTTTGGTTTGAAAGAAGTAAGGACGTGCAGAAATCCTTGATGTTCGCAGCAGCTGCGGCAGCCATAAGTGTGACGAGATTTGGTGCTCAGAGTTCAATACCAACATTCGAAGAAGTTCTGAACTTCTTGAAGGAAAGAAGGATCGAGGGATTCGATAGATGA